In Sulfitobacter albidus, the following proteins share a genomic window:
- a CDS encoding DUF2975 domain-containing protein has translation MGAIKRMSLVGMVVLVPMLIYYPIREFGWLLELSFLDPFAWTRDDAWVDPTAQIAMGTRIAFFVVWMLPILIGWLAYLAAFSVLTLLWRGIVFDERIARRLQWMGWGTIASAVLMLVAGSLSPMIRSWHNADGPLPLRLWMDVDKLALGFSGLAFLFFGLVMQHAIRIARENEEFV, from the coding sequence ATGGGCGCGATCAAACGCATGTCGCTGGTTGGTATGGTGGTTTTGGTGCCGATGCTGATCTACTACCCGATCCGGGAGTTCGGGTGGCTACTGGAGCTCTCGTTCCTCGATCCCTTTGCATGGACACGCGACGATGCTTGGGTGGATCCGACCGCGCAGATCGCCATGGGCACCCGGATCGCCTTTTTTGTCGTCTGGATGCTGCCGATCCTGATCGGATGGCTGGCCTATCTGGCCGCGTTTTCGGTGCTGACGCTGTTGTGGCGGGGCATCGTCTTTGACGAACGCATCGCGCGGCGGCTGCAATGGATGGGGTGGGGGACGATCGCGTCGGCGGTGCTGATGCTGGTCGCCGGGTCGCTGAGCCCGATGATCCGGTCGTGGCACAACGCCGACGGCCCCTTGCCCCTGCGCCTTTGGATGGATGTGGACAAGCTTGCGCTGGGGTTCAGCGGGTTGGCGTTCCTCTTTTTCGGGCTGGTGATGCAGCACGCGATCCGCATCGCCCGCGAGAACGAGGAATTCGTCTGA